In Blastopirellula sediminis, the following proteins share a genomic window:
- a CDS encoding DUF1501 domain-containing protein produces the protein MNPRLRQLQTITRRHFLSAMQMGVGGIALGSLLSGESQADPISINASQPMLPRKTHFGPKAKSVIYLHLAGSPPNLDLFDYKPELVKRNGEDCPAEFFNGKEFAFTKGTPTLLGTPHKFRQCGESGAWLSDAMVHLEEVIDDVCFIKSMNTDQFNHAPAELLLYTGSPRLGRPSMGSWVTYGLGSENQNLPGFVVLNSGGSNPSSGKSAWGSGFLPSVFQGVQCRSQGDPVLYLSNPKGMPQDVRRLSLDAIRDLNQAQAGVIGDPETETRIAQYELAYRMQASAPESMDISKETAETLASYGAKPGDGSFASNCVLARRLVEQGVRFVQLFDWGWDFHGTSAGTALGDGLRGKAKGMDQPVTALIKDLKQRGMLDDTLVICGGEFGRTPFREGRTAASTNLGRDHYPDCFTLMLAGGGIKPGISYGATDELGFGVTENKVHVHDLQATILHLLGMDHLRLTYPFAGRNFRLTDVHGEVVPGILA, from the coding sequence ATGAATCCGCGACTACGACAACTGCAAACGATCACGCGTCGCCACTTCCTGAGCGCTATGCAAATGGGCGTCGGCGGAATCGCGCTCGGTTCGCTCCTCTCCGGCGAATCGCAGGCCGACCCGATCTCGATCAACGCTTCGCAGCCGATGTTGCCGCGCAAGACGCACTTCGGGCCGAAGGCGAAGTCGGTGATCTATCTGCATTTGGCCGGTTCGCCGCCGAATCTCGACCTGTTCGATTACAAGCCGGAACTGGTGAAGCGCAACGGCGAAGATTGTCCCGCCGAGTTCTTCAACGGCAAAGAGTTCGCGTTCACCAAGGGAACGCCGACGCTGCTCGGCACGCCCCACAAGTTTCGCCAATGCGGCGAGTCGGGGGCCTGGCTCTCGGACGCGATGGTTCATCTGGAAGAGGTGATCGACGACGTCTGCTTCATCAAGTCGATGAACACCGATCAGTTCAATCATGCTCCGGCCGAACTGCTGCTGTACACCGGTTCGCCGCGACTCGGGCGTCCGTCGATGGGTTCGTGGGTCACCTATGGCCTCGGCTCGGAAAATCAAAATCTGCCGGGCTTCGTGGTGCTCAACTCGGGCGGTTCGAACCCGAGCTCCGGCAAGAGCGCTTGGGGAAGCGGCTTTTTGCCCTCGGTATTTCAAGGGGTGCAGTGCCGCTCGCAGGGCGATCCGGTCTTGTATCTCTCAAACCCGAAAGGGATGCCGCAAGATGTGCGGCGGTTATCGCTCGATGCGATTCGCGATCTGAACCAAGCGCAAGCCGGCGTCATCGGCGATCCCGAAACCGAGACCCGCATCGCTCAATATGAGTTGGCGTATCGGATGCAGGCTTCGGCGCCGGAGTCGATGGATATCTCGAAAGAAACGGCCGAGACGCTCGCCAGCTACGGCGCCAAACCTGGCGACGGCAGCTTCGCGTCGAACTGCGTCCTCGCTCGACGACTGGTAGAGCAGGGGGTGCGGTTTGTGCAGCTGTTCGACTGGGGTTGGGACTTCCATGGAACCAGCGCCGGCACCGCGCTGGGAGACGGTCTGCGCGGCAAAGCGAAGGGAATGGATCAGCCGGTTACGGCCCTGATCAAAGACTTGAAGCAACGGGGCATGCTAGACGACACGCTGGTGATCTGCGGCGGCGAATTTGGCCGGACCCCGTTCCGCGAAGGTCGTACGGCGGCGAGCACGAATCTCGGTCGCGATCACTATCCCGATTGCTTTACCCTGATGCTGGCCGGCGGCGGCATCAAACCGGGGATCTCGTACGGAGCGACCGACGAGCTAGGATTCGGCGTCACCGAGAATAAGGTGCACGTCCATGACTTGCAGGCGACGATCCTGCATCTGTTGGGAATGGATCACTTGCGATTGACCTATCCCTTCGCCGGTCGCAACTTCCGGTTAACCGACGTCCACGGCGAAGTGGTGCCGGGGATCTTGGCGTAA
- a CDS encoding dihydrofolate reductase, whose protein sequence is MTVSLIVAASENGVIGRNGDMPWRLSSDLQRFKKLTMGNTIVMGRKTYESIGRLLPGRQTVIVTRQADYAVEGAVITSSVEEAVQVPSAGGELFIVGGGEIYAQSIDLAQQIYLTRVHALIDDGDAFFPALDRENWERVEATEIGADEKNDYPTTFEIWRRI, encoded by the coding sequence ATGACCGTTTCCTTGATCGTCGCGGCGTCGGAAAACGGCGTCATCGGTCGCAATGGCGATATGCCGTGGCGGCTTTCGTCGGACCTGCAGCGCTTCAAGAAGCTGACGATGGGCAACACGATCGTCATGGGACGCAAGACCTACGAATCGATCGGGCGCCTTCTGCCGGGTCGGCAAACGGTGATCGTTACGCGTCAGGCCGACTATGCGGTCGAAGGAGCGGTGATCACTTCCAGCGTTGAGGAAGCGGTACAAGTTCCCTCGGCTGGCGGTGAGCTCTTCATTGTCGGCGGCGGCGAAATCTACGCGCAGTCGATCGACCTCGCGCAGCAAATTTATCTGACGCGCGTCCACGCGCTAATCGACGATGGGGACGCCTTCTTTCCGGCGCTTGATCGTGAGAACTGGGAACGGGTCGAAGCGACCGAAATCGGGGCGGACGAAAAGAACGACTACCCGACGACGTTCGAGATTTGGCGGCGTATCTAA
- a CDS encoding DUF6931 family protein, whose protein sequence is MHAHQPGKHSCCHGSHGHVAPTPRIVVPPLRGDATAAAVCERMKLQLSLAARRQLTAHVSSEHFFARLLTAELDADARKFLAAALPVRRALWWSVLAIHDALGADEQQERDRLAPVVQWIARPSDAGLIAVRRLDLQVKRNSMWGCLYQATYAAGGRVSPPERQMVAAPPETSRRFAAALVYMASVYRGARGYRERQRRYLLLGQSLATGPAPWSRRMHSMQETT, encoded by the coding sequence ATGCACGCCCACCAACCCGGAAAACATAGTTGCTGCCACGGCTCGCATGGGCATGTTGCGCCGACTCCGCGCATCGTCGTCCCTCCGCTGCGCGGCGATGCGACCGCGGCGGCGGTCTGCGAGCGCATGAAGCTGCAACTCTCGTTGGCCGCGCGGCGTCAATTGACGGCTCATGTTTCCTCGGAACACTTTTTCGCCCGACTGCTGACCGCCGAATTGGACGCCGACGCCCGCAAGTTTCTCGCGGCCGCTTTGCCGGTGCGAAGAGCCTTGTGGTGGAGCGTGCTCGCGATTCATGACGCCCTTGGCGCCGATGAACAGCAAGAGCGCGATCGTCTGGCGCCGGTGGTGCAGTGGATCGCACGGCCGAGCGATGCAGGACTGATCGCGGTTCGGCGCCTCGACTTGCAAGTGAAACGAAACAGTATGTGGGGCTGCTTGTACCAGGCGACCTACGCAGCCGGCGGTCGCGTCAGTCCACCGGAGCGGCAAATGGTCGCGGCGCCTCCAGAGACGTCGCGGCGGTTTGCGGCGGCGCTCGTTTACATGGCGTCGGTCTATCGCGGCGCTCGGGGATATCGCGAGCGTCAACGACGTTATTTACTTTTGGGACAAAGTTTGGCGACTGGTCCGGCGCCCTGGTCGCGCCGCATGCACTCGATGCAGGAGACGACATGA
- a CDS encoding GNAT family N-acetyltransferase: MMETLQIRSFRTQDFDAVRQLWGQFSGETFSTDPQRVMIAKQLLTDQLFFVGEIQQRVVAVAIAGYDGVHGSIEALAVDPQFHRQGIGRQLVAHIESAFRLRGCSSVRLQAAPNRPDIATFLKRLGYDPDPRLSFQKRLVEPESSPEPVPTISVDGQIYLSAMRDEDKPALVKEINALGDATGYLSRVPYPYAPFDADFWLSSCRLQSTAEGALPNWKMRSWAIRDAQQRLIGGIGLCNFTPGEKAEIGYWLAVDRWGQGIMTKVVRELTDFAFREYRLQKIYAEVVTTNIGSRRVLEKAGYQLEAELRRHFFRDGKPIDGVMYGRVSPSPD; encoded by the coding sequence ATGATGGAAACGTTACAGATTCGCTCATTTCGCACGCAAGACTTCGACGCCGTACGCCAGCTTTGGGGCCAATTCTCGGGTGAGACGTTTTCGACCGATCCGCAGCGAGTAATGATCGCCAAGCAATTGCTGACCGACCAGTTGTTCTTTGTCGGAGAAATTCAGCAGCGTGTCGTCGCCGTGGCGATTGCCGGCTACGATGGCGTTCACGGATCGATCGAAGCGCTAGCAGTAGATCCGCAATTCCACCGTCAAGGGATCGGTCGACAACTGGTCGCACACATCGAATCCGCTTTTCGCTTGCGCGGATGTTCGAGCGTTCGTTTGCAAGCTGCGCCGAACCGTCCGGATATCGCTACCTTTCTGAAGCGCCTTGGCTACGATCCCGATCCGCGTTTGTCGTTTCAAAAGCGTCTTGTTGAGCCCGAGTCGTCGCCGGAGCCGGTACCAACCATTTCGGTTGACGGCCAGATCTACCTCTCCGCCATGCGCGACGAAGACAAGCCGGCGCTCGTCAAAGAGATCAATGCACTGGGGGATGCGACCGGCTACTTGTCTCGGGTCCCTTACCCCTACGCACCTTTTGACGCCGACTTTTGGCTCTCGTCTTGTCGGTTGCAATCGACGGCCGAGGGGGCGCTGCCGAATTGGAAGATGCGCAGCTGGGCGATTCGGGACGCGCAACAGCGCCTAATCGGCGGGATTGGATTGTGCAATTTTACGCCAGGCGAAAAAGCGGAGATCGGCTACTGGCTGGCCGTCGATCGATGGGGTCAGGGGATCATGACGAAGGTGGTGAGAGAATTGACCGATTTCGCATTTCGCGAATATCGTCTGCAAAAGATTTACGCCGAAGTCGTGACGACGAACATCGGCTCGCGGCGCGTCTTGGAAAAGGCGGGATACCAACTGGAAGCGGAACTGCGACGCCACTTTTTCCGCGACGGTAAGCCGATCGACGGCGTCATGTATGGGCGAGTTTCCCCTTCACCGGACTAA
- a CDS encoding TPR end-of-group domain-containing protein yields the protein MEKPSETNLGRPDMNSLQETRRLRRIREVEGYLDLILSASSQLSATFEAKRTVALRAISLLDEIDELDGSSSDTLYLRGQTYRTLDEHDKAIECLRQVCDDDPADIHVWLALGWSYKRLGRLDLAIEALEEAMCQDPAQPIIHYNLACYWALAKNIRLSLEYLAQACEINSSFRELVGNEPDFDAIRNDPEFIGLLNLIA from the coding sequence ATGGAAAAGCCATCCGAAACCAATCTGGGACGCCCCGATATGAACAGCCTGCAGGAAACGCGTCGCCTTCGTCGCATTCGCGAAGTTGAAGGTTATCTCGACCTGATCCTCTCGGCCTCTTCCCAATTGTCTGCGACGTTTGAGGCCAAGCGAACGGTAGCCCTGCGGGCGATCTCCCTATTGGACGAAATTGACGAGCTCGACGGCTCTTCGAGCGATACGCTCTATTTGCGTGGCCAGACCTATCGAACGTTGGACGAGCATGACAAGGCGATTGAATGCCTGCGTCAGGTCTGCGACGACGACCCGGCCGATATCCATGTCTGGCTCGCCCTCGGCTGGTCGTACAAGCGGCTAGGACGCTTGGACCTGGCGATTGAAGCGCTGGAGGAAGCAATGTGCCAAGATCCGGCGCAGCCGATCATCCACTACAACCTGGCCTGCTATTGGGCGCTGGCGAAGAACATTCGGCTGTCGCTTGAGTACTTGGCGCAAGCGTGCGAGATCAACTCCAGCTTTCGCGAGCTGGTCGGCAACGAGCCCGACTTCGATGCGATCCGCAACGATCCCGAATTCATCGGACTCTTGAATCTGATCGCCTGA
- a CDS encoding PAAR domain-containing protein: protein MGQPAACISFMQVCPMVDGIVPHVGGPIIGPGAVTVLVGELPAAQVGNMCTCVGPPATIVLGSATVLLEEMPAARMGDETDHGGAIVLGLPVVLIGE from the coding sequence ATGGGACAACCAGCCGCGTGCATTTCGTTCATGCAGGTCTGCCCGATGGTCGACGGCATCGTGCCGCATGTCGGCGGACCGATCATCGGCCCCGGCGCAGTCACGGTTTTGGTCGGCGAATTGCCGGCGGCGCAAGTCGGCAACATGTGCACCTGCGTTGGACCTCCAGCGACGATCGTCCTCGGATCGGCGACGGTTTTGCTCGAAGAAATGCCGGCCGCGCGAATGGGAGATGAAACGGACCACGGCGGCGCTATCGTACTGGGATTGCCGGTGGTGTTGATCGGCGAATAG
- a CDS encoding DUF1553 domain-containing protein encodes MDCFRWVMTLPTLLFLAGVVASEEPVDFNRDIRPLLSGNCFHCHGPDPETREGGLRLDEREGAIAELDSGTIAVVPGKPDESELLARLVGDDSIRMPPPEAGRQLTPAEVDLFRRWIAEGAQFRRHWSFEPPVNSELPIPPSVEWAKNPIDHFILNELHKKNLTPAAEADRATLLRRVSLALTGLPPTIADVDAFVNDADPNAYEKAVDRLLADPAYGERWARPWLDIARYADSAGYAQDPERNIWKYRDWLIQALNANQPFDQFTIDQLAGDMLPQPTEDQLIATAFHRNTMTNSEGGTNDEEFRSAAIVDRVNTTIQAWMGLTMECAQCHTHKYDPITQEEYFQFFAIFNQSADADRGDESPNHPTWTDELTARKSALTKSLENAKKELEELKKSSPSPTPPPTGPLAARFIRVENLGEGKILSLAEVQAIAGGENIAPRGTASQVSVAYDGPAKLAIDGITDGHYFNAKSTTHTETQNNPWWELDLKEPTSLEKVVLWNRTDGNLFSRLAPYRVVLLDAEHKPIWAHESDAPFATFVEFDIPKNGEELDDAAKGAIAKFSAGERPELEAKQKAIEKLTKQLAGVKPIETPIMQELPADKHRETFIQIRGNYQSHGAKVEPGVLTKFHPLPEGAKADRLGAAQWLVARDNPLTARVEVNRLWEQLFGIGLVETSEDFGSQGELPVNQALLDYLAVDLMEHGWDVKRTLKLMVESAAYRQAATATPEKLAIDPTNRLVSRGPRFRLSAEMVRDSSLAASGLLSRKMYGPSVRPMQPKMGMNSAFGGSTDWDPSPGEDRYRRGLYTKWRRTTPYPSMMAFDAPSREVCTIRRIATNTPLQALVTLNDPVYVEAAQALARRVVAEGGDANEARIVYAFRLCLSRQPTDAEKTRLLQLLEQALAEYRQQPEMAKTIATDPLGPLPEGADAAELAAWTLVGNVLMNLDEFLSR; translated from the coding sequence ATGGATTGCTTCCGTTGGGTCATGACGCTGCCGACGCTCCTGTTTTTGGCAGGGGTCGTGGCGTCCGAAGAACCGGTCGATTTCAACCGCGATATTCGCCCGCTCCTCTCGGGCAATTGCTTCCACTGCCACGGCCCCGACCCGGAAACGCGTGAAGGAGGACTGCGGCTCGATGAGCGCGAGGGGGCCATCGCCGAACTCGATAGCGGCACAATCGCCGTCGTCCCTGGCAAACCGGATGAGAGCGAATTGCTGGCCCGATTGGTTGGCGACGATTCGATTCGGATGCCGCCGCCGGAAGCGGGCCGCCAGTTGACCCCCGCCGAAGTCGATCTGTTCCGCCGCTGGATCGCCGAAGGCGCCCAATTTCGCCGTCACTGGTCGTTCGAGCCGCCGGTCAACAGCGAACTGCCAATTCCCCCCAGCGTCGAGTGGGCGAAAAATCCGATCGACCACTTCATCCTAAATGAACTGCACAAGAAGAACCTGACGCCGGCGGCCGAGGCCGATCGAGCGACGCTGTTGCGGCGCGTTTCGCTCGCGCTGACTGGCCTGCCGCCGACGATCGCCGATGTCGACGCGTTCGTCAACGACGCCGATCCTAACGCCTACGAGAAAGCGGTCGATCGCTTGTTGGCTGATCCGGCCTATGGCGAACGTTGGGCTCGTCCCTGGCTTGATATCGCTCGCTACGCCGACTCGGCAGGCTACGCGCAAGATCCGGAACGGAACATCTGGAAATACCGCGATTGGCTGATTCAGGCGCTCAACGCGAACCAACCGTTTGATCAGTTCACGATCGACCAGTTGGCCGGCGACATGCTGCCGCAGCCGACCGAAGATCAACTGATCGCCACGGCGTTTCATCGCAACACGATGACCAACAGCGAAGGGGGAACCAACGACGAAGAGTTCCGCAGCGCCGCGATCGTCGATCGGGTCAACACCACGATTCAGGCCTGGATGGGACTGACGATGGAGTGCGCCCAATGCCACACGCACAAGTACGATCCGATCACGCAAGAAGAGTACTTCCAATTCTTCGCGATCTTCAATCAGTCGGCCGACGCCGATCGCGGCGATGAATCGCCGAATCATCCGACTTGGACGGACGAACTGACCGCTCGCAAGTCAGCGCTGACCAAGAGCCTGGAAAACGCCAAAAAAGAGCTGGAAGAGCTGAAAAAGTCGTCTCCTTCGCCAACTCCGCCGCCGACCGGTCCGCTCGCCGCGCGGTTTATTCGGGTCGAGAATCTCGGCGAAGGGAAGATTCTCTCGCTGGCCGAAGTGCAAGCGATCGCCGGCGGCGAGAACATCGCGCCGCGCGGTACGGCGTCGCAAGTGAGCGTCGCCTATGACGGACCTGCGAAGCTCGCCATCGATGGCATCACCGACGGGCACTATTTCAACGCGAAGAGCACGACCCACACCGAGACGCAAAACAATCCGTGGTGGGAACTCGATCTGAAAGAGCCGACTTCGCTGGAGAAGGTAGTCCTGTGGAATCGAACCGACGGCAACTTGTTTTCGCGGCTTGCGCCGTATCGCGTGGTGCTGCTCGATGCGGAGCATAAACCGATCTGGGCGCACGAAAGCGACGCGCCGTTCGCAACGTTCGTGGAATTCGACATTCCGAAGAACGGGGAAGAGCTGGACGACGCCGCGAAGGGCGCCATCGCCAAGTTCTCTGCCGGCGAACGTCCTGAACTCGAAGCCAAACAAAAGGCGATTGAAAAGCTGACGAAACAGCTTGCCGGCGTGAAGCCGATTGAAACGCCGATCATGCAAGAGTTGCCGGCCGACAAACATCGCGAGACGTTCATTCAGATCCGCGGCAACTACCAATCGCACGGCGCGAAGGTGGAGCCCGGCGTCTTGACCAAGTTCCACCCGCTGCCGGAAGGCGCCAAAGCGGATCGCTTGGGCGCGGCGCAGTGGCTCGTCGCCCGCGACAATCCGCTTACCGCCCGCGTTGAAGTCAATCGCCTCTGGGAGCAACTCTTCGGCATCGGGCTGGTCGAAACGAGCGAAGACTTCGGCTCGCAAGGGGAACTGCCGGTCAATCAGGCGCTGCTCGACTACCTGGCGGTCGACCTGATGGAACATGGCTGGGACGTCAAGCGAACGCTGAAGCTGATGGTCGAATCGGCCGCCTATCGTCAGGCGGCGACCGCCACGCCGGAGAAGCTGGCAATCGATCCGACGAATCGCCTGGTAAGCCGCGGTCCGCGGTTCCGTTTGTCGGCCGAAATGGTGCGTGATTCGTCGCTGGCCGCCAGCGGGCTGCTGAGCCGCAAGATGTACGGGCCGTCGGTTCGTCCGATGCAGCCGAAGATGGGAATGAACTCCGCGTTCGGCGGTTCGACCGACTGGGACCCGAGCCCCGGCGAAGATCGCTATCGCCGCGGCCTTTACACCAAATGGCGACGTACGACTCCGTACCCGTCGATGATGGCCTTTGACGCGCCGAGCCGCGAAGTCTGCACGATTCGCCGCATTGCGACCAACACTCCGCTGCAAGCGCTGGTGACGCTCAACGATCCGGTTTACGTCGAAGCGGCGCAGGCGCTGGCTCGCCGTGTCGTCGCCGAAGGGGGAGACGCGAATGAAGCCCGCATCGTTTACGCATTCCGGCTTTGCCTGAGCCGACAGCCGACCGATGCGGAAAAGACGCGGCTGCTGCAACTGCTGGAGCAGGCGCTCGCCGAGTATCGACAGCAGCCTGAAATGGCGAAGACGATCGCAACCGATCCGCTTGGGCCGCTTCCCGAAGGCGCCGATGCGGCCGAACTTGCAGCCTGGACGTTGGTCGGCAACGTGTTGATGAACCTGGACGAGTTTTTGTCGCGCTAG
- a CDS encoding DUF6931 family protein, producing MTGKEASQAASLCDLSEDAQKLLAKEPDSARFFKALVDGEMHDDALLFAAACLAPMDRIWWGVMCVWESLRPDVNDDDDLLLQMLVGYLREPNEDLRWKCRTMAKRKEVSPQLKMLAHALFHSGESVTPAGGPKLKPSPKVPVALIATAIKSAATACGQKKKVGMKPEFLRLAMEVSRGQHNWATAAAAT from the coding sequence ATGACCGGAAAAGAAGCGAGTCAAGCGGCGTCGCTTTGCGATTTGTCGGAAGACGCCCAAAAGCTGCTGGCCAAAGAGCCGGACAGCGCCCGGTTTTTCAAGGCGCTAGTCGACGGCGAGATGCATGACGACGCGCTGCTATTTGCGGCGGCCTGTCTGGCGCCGATGGATCGCATCTGGTGGGGCGTAATGTGCGTCTGGGAATCGCTTCGTCCGGATGTAAATGACGACGACGATCTGCTGCTGCAGATGCTGGTCGGCTATTTGCGCGAGCCGAACGAAGATCTCCGCTGGAAGTGTCGCACGATGGCGAAGCGGAAAGAAGTGTCGCCGCAGCTGAAGATGCTGGCGCACGCCCTGTTTCATTCTGGCGAAAGCGTCACCCCGGCCGGCGGACCGAAACTGAAACCGAGCCCGAAGGTACCGGTCGCGTTGATCGCGACCGCCATCAAGTCGGCGGCGACCGCGTGCGGACAAAAGAAGAAGGTCGGCATGAAGCCGGAGTTCCTCCGTCTGGCGATGGAAGTCAGTCGCGGACAACATAACTGGGCGACGGCCGCAGCGGCGACGTAA
- a CDS encoding HDOD domain-containing protein, with protein MTDSSKQLKDLLAGAQLPALPQSAIRLLELSQDPENGPAEFAVPIESDPGLTGQVLRFVNSSYFGFSREISSVKLAITLVGIRTIKNFALWSAVFSLMPNPKSGPFDLKNLWQDSLRRGLFARAMGKILGLKDSEDLFAAALLQDMAVPLLAKELPEKYAELLVSRAGGEKRLSHLERDKFGWDHAEAGGVIARGWSLPEEFAVLIESHADIDNLVNEPNEPGKVSVALSALLPASNDQAWPERDTFVGYYEQLRGDGPSVEELLAQIDTEFEEFAPVLKLSTPTQSLIDTLNAQPKEATQA; from the coding sequence ATGACAGACTCATCGAAACAGCTCAAAGATTTGTTGGCGGGCGCCCAGCTTCCGGCTTTGCCGCAAAGCGCGATTCGCCTCTTGGAACTCTCGCAGGATCCGGAAAACGGACCTGCCGAATTCGCGGTACCGATCGAATCGGATCCGGGCCTGACCGGCCAGGTATTGCGATTCGTAAATTCGTCGTACTTTGGATTCTCTCGCGAAATCTCCAGCGTGAAGCTGGCGATCACGCTGGTCGGCATTCGCACGATCAAAAACTTCGCTCTCTGGAGCGCCGTCTTCAGCTTGATGCCCAACCCGAAAAGCGGGCCGTTCGACCTGAAGAATCTCTGGCAAGACTCGCTCCGTCGCGGTCTCTTCGCCCGGGCGATGGGTAAGATCCTGGGTTTGAAAGACTCGGAAGACCTGTTCGCCGCCGCACTGCTGCAAGACATGGCGGTGCCGCTGTTGGCGAAAGAGCTGCCCGAAAAATACGCCGAATTGTTGGTTAGCCGAGCCGGCGGCGAGAAGCGTCTGTCGCATTTGGAACGAGACAAGTTCGGCTGGGACCATGCCGAAGCGGGCGGCGTCATCGCTCGCGGCTGGAGCCTTCCGGAAGAGTTCGCCGTGTTGATCGAATCGCATGCCGACATCGACAACCTGGTGAACGAGCCGAACGAGCCCGGCAAGGTGTCTGTCGCTTTGTCCGCCTTGTTGCCGGCCAGCAATGACCAGGCTTGGCCCGAACGGGACACCTTCGTCGGCTACTACGAACAACTGCGGGGGGATGGCCCCTCGGTCGAAGAACTGCTGGCGCAGATCGACACCGAATTTGAAGAATTCGCGCCGGTCCTGAAACTGTCGACCCCGACCCAGTCGCTGATCGATACGCTGAACGCCCAGCCGAAAGAAGCGACGCAGGCTTAG
- a CDS encoding thymidylate synthase yields the protein MRQYLDLMQRILDEGVRKEDRTGTGTLSIFGHQMRFCLADGFPAVTTKKLHLRSIIHELLWFLQGATNVAYLRENKVTIWDEWADENGELGPVYGYQWRSWPTPDGGRIDQISNLVEQIKRNPDSRRLIVSAWNVADVPRMKLPPCHLLFQFYVADGKLSCQLYQRSADVFLGVPFNIASYALLTMMIAQVTGLEPGDFVHTFGDAHLYTNHMEQTQLQLSRDPRPLPTMRINPDVTDLFAFKFEDFELVNYDPHPHISAPVAV from the coding sequence ATGCGACAATACCTGGATCTCATGCAGCGTATCTTGGACGAAGGAGTCCGCAAGGAAGACCGGACCGGTACCGGTACGCTTAGCATCTTCGGGCATCAGATGCGGTTTTGCCTGGCCGATGGATTTCCGGCCGTGACGACCAAAAAGCTGCATCTCCGGTCAATCATTCACGAACTCCTCTGGTTCCTCCAAGGGGCAACGAACGTCGCCTATCTGCGCGAGAACAAGGTCACGATCTGGGACGAATGGGCCGACGAAAACGGCGAACTCGGCCCGGTCTACGGTTACCAGTGGCGATCGTGGCCGACCCCGGATGGCGGACGTATTGACCAGATCAGCAACCTGGTGGAACAGATCAAGCGGAATCCCGATTCGCGTCGGCTGATCGTCTCGGCCTGGAACGTCGCCGATGTGCCGCGGATGAAGCTCCCCCCCTGCCATCTGCTGTTCCAGTTTTACGTCGCCGATGGAAAATTGTCGTGCCAGCTCTATCAGCGGAGCGCTGACGTCTTTCTGGGGGTGCCGTTCAACATCGCGTCCTACGCGCTGCTGACGATGATGATCGCGCAAGTGACCGGACTCGAGCCGGGGGACTTCGTCCACACGTTTGGCGACGCCCATCTCTACACGAATCACATGGAGCAGACGCAGCTGCAACTGTCGCGCGACCCGCGCCCGCTGCCGACCATGCGAATCAATCCCGATGTGACTGACCTGTTCGCGTTCAAGTTTGAAGACTTTGAACTGGTCAACTACGATCCGCATCCGCACATCTCGGCGCCGGTGGCGGTATGA